From Desulfobaccales bacterium, the proteins below share one genomic window:
- a CDS encoding alpha/beta hydrolase: MIHPRDWYVEIAGQGPDLVLLHGLGASSFSWRHNRTALSRHFRVITPDLPGHGKSPALRHADYRVEALLQGILDFLDWRRLKTVILGGNSLGGGLSLLVAKKRPEQVCALVLLAPAAAITRIPYAFYPLRLPVLGYAVATLLGPWFLPWFMRLVYCHPERMIPEAVAGYAPPYRSLSHRLALRQVCRQLEVRPLEEIAELLRSLTLPTSLIWGAHDLILPPAQGHWIKSHLPQAEFHLLPEVGHAPQEEAPVKVNKIIIDFLGRSLNN; encoded by the coding sequence ATGATCCACCCCCGGGACTGGTACGTGGAGATCGCCGGTCAGGGGCCCGACCTGGTGCTGCTCCACGGCCTGGGGGCCTCCAGCTTTTCCTGGCGCCACAACCGGACTGCCCTGTCCCGCCATTTCCGGGTGATCACCCCTGACCTGCCTGGCCACGGCAAATCCCCGGCGCTCCGGCACGCCGACTACCGCGTCGAAGCCCTGCTCCAGGGTATCCTGGATTTCCTGGACTGGCGCCGGCTTAAGACCGTTATCCTGGGCGGCAATTCCCTGGGCGGGGGCTTAAGCCTGCTTGTGGCTAAAAAGCGCCCCGAGCAGGTGTGCGCCCTGGTGTTGCTGGCCCCCGCCGCAGCGATCACCCGGATTCCCTACGCCTTTTATCCGCTGCGCCTGCCGGTCCTGGGATATGCAGTCGCGACCCTCCTGGGTCCCTGGTTTCTTCCCTGGTTCATGCGCCTGGTTTACTGTCATCCCGAGCGGATGATCCCTGAGGCCGTGGCCGGCTATGCCCCGCCTTACCGATCCCTGAGCCATCGTCTGGCCCTGCGCCAGGTCTGCCGGCAATTGGAGGTTCGACCTCTCGAGGAGATTGCGGAGCTCCTGCGCAGTCTCACCCTGCCCACGAGCCTCATCTGGGGAGCGCACGACCTCATCCTGCCTCCGGCCCAGGGTCACTGGATCAAAAGTCATTTGCCTCAGGCGGAATTTCACCTGCTGCCGGAGGTGGGCCATGCCCCCCAGGAAGAAGCCCCGGTGAAGGTAAACAAGATAATCATTGATTTTTTGGGCCGTTCATTAAACAATTAA
- a CDS encoding DUF1328 domain-containing protein: MLSMALTFLIIALIAGVLGLGGIAAISAEIAWILFILFLVLFIISLFFGVRSRRRGPPLV, encoded by the coding sequence ATGCTTAGTATGGCACTTACTTTCTTGATCATCGCTTTAATAGCGGGTGTATTGGGACTTGGCGGCATTGCGGCTATTTCTGCGGAAATTGCCTGGATCCTTTTCATTCTTTTTCTAGTGCTCTTCATTATTTCATTGTTCTTTGGGGTGAGAAGCAGGAGGAGGGGGCCTCCCTTAGTTTAA
- a CDS encoding DUF3108 domain-containing protein produces MAGNLPPQGRYLSLFGRVQRWRCALPCLVLLFLIHFVLPDGAVLAAPALLEDLRYQIAVLVWPDAAQVRVTLTNQGQGRLVAEVLGETRGFIKVMSGNHKERLQTEMVWRKGRLVPLVYREESWRHGKRAFKEYRFNYPRARLALWEWHQGKGLLKKWETDLPEQVYDPLSAFYNCRLKILGPTREGETSTIRGIPYPQPEALEVSLGPETVDGRQAKVSLVNPVFAGTRGVVFAMIDAQRVPHQAWTTVFGVTVRGALLPGSVMMPAKLPGLPASGPAATRSPQANIPTPDPDGESPP; encoded by the coding sequence GTGGCTGGTAATTTACCACCTCAGGGGCGGTACCTCTCCTTATTTGGCCGCGTTCAGAGATGGCGATGCGCCCTCCCCTGCCTGGTCCTCCTCTTTCTGATCCATTTTGTGCTGCCGGACGGCGCGGTCTTGGCTGCCCCGGCCTTACTTGAGGATTTGCGCTACCAGATAGCGGTTTTGGTCTGGCCGGATGCCGCCCAGGTCCGGGTTACCTTAACGAACCAGGGGCAGGGCCGCCTGGTGGCGGAAGTGTTGGGAGAGACCAGGGGCTTCATCAAGGTCATGAGCGGCAACCACAAGGAACGTCTCCAAACCGAGATGGTCTGGCGGAAGGGGCGTCTGGTGCCGCTGGTTTACCGGGAAGAATCCTGGCGCCACGGGAAACGCGCCTTCAAGGAGTATCGCTTCAATTATCCTCGAGCCCGGTTAGCCTTGTGGGAGTGGCATCAAGGCAAAGGTCTCTTAAAGAAATGGGAGACCGATTTGCCTGAGCAGGTCTATGACCCCCTGAGCGCGTTCTACAATTGCCGATTGAAGATTTTAGGCCCAACCCGAGAAGGCGAAACCAGCACTATCCGGGGCATTCCCTATCCCCAGCCCGAGGCCTTGGAAGTGAGTTTAGGCCCGGAGACCGTCGATGGCCGCCAGGCCAAGGTTTCTTTGGTCAACCCGGTCTTTGCAGGTACCCGGGGTGTGGTATTCGCTATGATCGATGCGCAACGGGTGCCGCACCAGGCCTGGACCACGGTCTTCGGCGTCACCGTCAGAGGGGCCTTGTTACCGGGCAGCGTCATGATGCCCGCGAAATTACCGGGGCTCCCCGCGTCCGGGCCGGCTGCTACCCGGTCTCCCCAGGCTAACATCCCCACACCTGACCCAGATGGGGAAAGCCCGCCATGA
- a CDS encoding DUF3309 family protein: MVSTLLLIILILLLIGALPRWPYSGGWGYYPSSGIGLILIIIIILLLLGRI; this comes from the coding sequence ATGGTCAGCACTTTATTGCTCATCATATTAATTCTTCTGCTTATCGGAGCGCTGCCACGCTGGCCCTATAGCGGGGGTTGGGGTTATTATCCCAGCAGCGGCATAGGATTGATCCTTATCATTATAATTATCCTGCTCCTGCTGGGACGCATCTGA